AGTGCCGCGCCCATCCACCTCGACGGACTCTCGGTTAAGCGGGGACTGGAAGCGGAACACCGTGGTGACGCCCTGGGCGATGCGGATCTCGTGCGGCGGATCCATGGGGTTGCCGGTCACGGTGACGGACCGTCCTCGGCGCTCTTGAGGGGTGCTCGATTGAGCCCGCGCAGTCGTTCCGAGGAGGAGAACGATGGCGAGGGTCCATATGATAGGTTGGCACACTGCGGGCTGACCTCCAAGGTTACATTACCAGACCCCGGAGGCTCGGCGATCATCCCAAGCCGGAGCGAGGGCTTGTCCGGGGCAAGGGGCCTGGAGTACGTGCGGAGCCATGTCCTCCGCAGCCAGAGCCACCTTCCTGATTGCCTCTCCCGACGCTCCTGGCCTCGTTGCCAGGCTGGCCAGCTTCTTCTCCGAACTGGGTCTCAACATCATCGACGCCAGCAACCACACCGAGGTCTTCACCGAGAGCGGTGGCCCCCGCTTCTTCATGCGGTTGGTGGTGGACCTGTCCCGCCTCGAGAGCCCTCAGGCCGTTCAGGGGCTGGGCGGTTCGAGCTCGCGCAAGAGCCTCACCGATGCCTTCGCGAAGCTGGCGGGCTCGCTCCAGGCCGAGTGGTCCGTGGCCTTCAGCGACCGAGTCGCCCGAGTGGCCATCCTCGTCACCAAGGAGCCCGTCTGCCTCTACGACTTGCTCCTGCGCCAGCAGAGCGGCGAGCTGCCGTGCGAGATACCCCTCATCATCGGCAACCACACCGCCCTGGAGTCCGTGGCGGAGAACTTCCGCGTCCCTTTCTTCACGCTCCCCGTCACCCCCGACACCAAGCCCGCCCAAGAGGCCGCCGTCCTGGACCTGCTGCGCCGCCACCACATCGATCTCGTGGTGCTCGCCCGCTACATGCAGGTGCTCACCGATGACTTCCTCAAGCAGGCGCCCCCCGTCATCAACATCCACCACGGCTTCCTACCGGCTTTCCAGGGCGCCAAGCCCTACCACCAAGCCTATGCCCGAGGTGTGAAGATCATCGGCGCCACCGCCCACTACGCCACCAAGGACCTCGACCAGGGGCCCATCATCGAGCAGGACGTGGCGCGCGTCTCCCACGCCATGGGTCCCGAGGAACTGGTGCGCGTGGGCCGGGATGTGGAGCGCGTGGTGCTCGCCCGGGCCGTGCGCGCCCATCTGGAGCGCCGCGTCGTCGTCGAAGGCCGCCGCACCATCATCCTGTGATGGCCAGGGTGCTCCAGACCCTCTCCTAAATACCGCCCCAACCGGGCTAGAGTGATCAACGCACGGTGTCATCCCCATGGGGAGCCGTGGGCCGGAGGAGACTGGATGAGAAGGGAGTCAGTACCCGGGTTGTTCGAGGGCTATGCCGTCGCGCCCGGGACGTTTGACGAGCTGTTCGATGCGGCGGGGACGCCGCGTGCCGCCTTCCTTCGCACCCTCGGAATGCTCGGGGCTCGAACCTGCGAGGACTTCGCCCGCTTCCAGAGCCTCGCGGAGCGCGCCCTGCTCAACCAGGGTGTGACTTTCTCCGTGTACTCGGACGCCCGAGGCACCGAGAAGATCTTCCCCTTCTGTCTCATCCCCCGCGTCATCTCCGCGCCCGACTGGGTCCACCTGGAGCGCGGGCTGGAGCAGCGCGTCCGGGCGCTCGCCCACTTCCTGGATGACGTCTATGGCGAGCAGCGCATGCTCGCTGAGCGTCCCGAGCTGCGCGAGATCGTCTATGGCACCAAGCTGTACCTGCCCCAGCTGCGCCACGTGCGCCCCGCAGGTGGCGTGCGCATCCACATCTCGGGCATCGATCTCATCCGCGACCAGCAGGGCACCTTCCGGGTGCTCGAGGACAACCTCCGTACGCCATCGGGCGTCTCCTACGTGCTGGAGAGCCGCATCGTCTCCAAGCGCGTGATGCCGGA
Above is a genomic segment from Hyalangium minutum containing:
- the purU gene encoding formyltetrahydrofolate deformylase, which encodes MSSAARATFLIASPDAPGLVARLASFFSELGLNIIDASNHTEVFTESGGPRFFMRLVVDLSRLESPQAVQGLGGSSSRKSLTDAFAKLAGSLQAEWSVAFSDRVARVAILVTKEPVCLYDLLLRQQSGELPCEIPLIIGNHTALESVAENFRVPFFTLPVTPDTKPAQEAAVLDLLRRHHIDLVVLARYMQVLTDDFLKQAPPVINIHHGFLPAFQGAKPYHQAYARGVKIIGATAHYATKDLDQGPIIEQDVARVSHAMGPEELVRVGRDVERVVLARAVRAHLERRVVVEGRRTIIL